The following are from one region of the Desulfovibrio desulfuricans genome:
- the flgK gene encoding flagellar hook-associated protein FlgK: MLSGLMNVGKTALNAAQAWISVTGSNIANADTEGYTRRYVDQRDAGTLVAKPGGEGLGVNAQQVLRYFNSFLESSYVRQSTNSARWEEQENIMGTLESLFNESNRAGISSSMNAFFTAWQKLAQRPGDTASREDLLSYADNLCDMLGNTATSVKALQSQMDVSINQSVSRVNELAKSIASLNKQINATTIDGVSNPNDLLDQRDQLVREMATYVDVKTMDSGGGNFTVALTTGQPLVQGVNTNDLEIREPRAENRLSVGSPYTGSIQYDGSDSHEYTIDIVSGGNAGPAGTAGNPTFRVSLDGGKTWLRDENGNEQHYEISSTGTSTDPVQVKNLKISFDSTSNFTVGDKFDIIPKTGLYWIEPTRGPQNVTPQVGFDGTDTAGRVSGGKLTTYFNIRDDNCGRYMDELDATAKSLIWEVNRIHSQGAGTSLFDFAQGQQGVSNTTVPLGSAQAVLPESSRLQAGNVNFYFYNKTSGDYVSSGQLDFSAITPGTPNFDPSKHSLDDVVSAINSSFPGELTATIQDGKLVLNTAAGSNLQFALGTDSTGMMAALGVNTFFTGTTASDIATSRQLHDNENYIAAGQVNGQQQINKGDNATATAIGKLASTNVTISTAWKTTSNQTIGQYYASLVTTVGADTRFAKTNSEYHKALTSDLSEQVSSASGVNLDEEMANLIKYQHSYTAAAKLITTADQMLQTLLGLKQ, translated from the coding sequence ATGCTCAGCGGTCTTATGAATGTGGGCAAAACTGCCCTCAACGCCGCCCAAGCCTGGATATCGGTCACTGGCAGCAATATCGCCAATGCCGATACCGAAGGCTACACCCGGCGCTATGTGGATCAGCGCGACGCGGGCACCCTTGTCGCCAAACCTGGCGGTGAAGGTCTGGGGGTTAATGCGCAGCAGGTATTGCGATATTTCAACTCTTTTCTTGAAAGCTCCTATGTGCGCCAGTCCACCAATTCTGCCCGCTGGGAAGAGCAGGAAAACATCATGGGGACGTTGGAAAGCCTTTTCAACGAATCCAATCGGGCGGGCATAAGCTCTTCCATGAACGCATTTTTTACGGCATGGCAGAAGCTTGCGCAGCGCCCTGGCGACACCGCCTCGCGCGAAGATCTGCTTTCATATGCCGACAACCTTTGCGACATGTTGGGCAATACAGCCACATCGGTCAAGGCGCTGCAAAGCCAGATGGATGTTTCCATCAATCAGAGCGTCAGCCGCGTCAATGAGCTTGCCAAGAGCATTGCTTCTCTTAACAAGCAGATCAATGCCACGACCATTGATGGGGTAAGCAATCCCAATGATCTGCTTGACCAGCGCGACCAGCTGGTGCGTGAAATGGCAACCTATGTCGATGTGAAGACCATGGACTCTGGGGGCGGCAATTTTACGGTGGCGCTCACCACCGGTCAGCCTCTGGTGCAGGGTGTCAACACCAATGATTTAGAGATTCGTGAACCGCGCGCGGAAAATCGGCTTTCTGTAGGCTCGCCTTATACTGGCAGTATCCAGTATGACGGCTCCGACAGCCACGAATATACGATAGATATCGTTTCCGGGGGAAATGCTGGCCCTGCGGGCACTGCTGGCAACCCCACGTTCCGCGTTTCTCTGGACGGCGGCAAAACCTGGCTGCGTGACGAGAACGGCAATGAACAGCACTACGAAATAAGCTCCACAGGCACATCCACCGATCCCGTGCAGGTGAAGAATCTGAAGATATCCTTCGATTCTACCAGTAATTTTACCGTTGGCGACAAGTTCGACATAATACCCAAGACCGGGCTTTACTGGATTGAACCCACGCGCGGCCCGCAAAACGTGACGCCTCAGGTGGGCTTTGACGGAACGGACACCGCCGGTCGCGTGTCTGGCGGCAAGCTGACCACCTATTTCAATATTCGAGACGACAACTGCGGCCGGTATATGGATGAACTGGATGCCACCGCCAAGTCGCTTATCTGGGAAGTGAACCGCATCCACAGCCAGGGTGCTGGTACCTCTCTGTTCGATTTTGCACAGGGGCAACAGGGCGTTTCCAACACAACGGTGCCTCTGGGCTCAGCCCAGGCCGTGCTGCCGGAGTCCAGCAGGCTCCAGGCCGGCAACGTCAATTTTTATTTTTACAACAAAACTTCGGGCGACTATGTTTCGTCGGGTCAGCTTGACTTCAGCGCCATTACCCCCGGAACGCCGAACTTTGATCCCAGCAAGCACTCGCTGGATGATGTTGTTTCCGCCATTAATTCTTCGTTCCCCGGCGAGCTTACAGCCACCATCCAGGACGGCAAGCTTGTACTCAACACTGCAGCGGGCAGTAACCTGCAGTTTGCGCTGGGCACTGACAGCACGGGCATGATGGCCGCCCTTGGCGTGAATACGTTTTTTACCGGCACCACTGCCAGCGACATAGCCACAAGCAGACAGTTGCACGACAATGAGAACTACATTGCCGCCGGGCAGGTCAACGGCCAGCAGCAGATAAATAAGGGCGACAACGCCACGGCCACAGCTATTGGCAAACTGGCCAGCACCAACGTGACCATTTCAACCGCGTGGAAGACCACCAGCAACCAGACCATCGGTCAGTACTACGCTAGCCTGGTTACGACAGTGGGTGCGGATACCCGCTTTGCCAAAACAAATTCGGAATACCACAAGGCACTCACCAGCGACCTTTCCGAGCAGGTAAGCTCTGCTTCTGGCGTTAACCTTGATGAAGAAATGGCCAACCTGATCAAATACCAGCACTCCTACACGGCAGCGGCAAAATTGATAACCACCGCCGACCAGATGCTGCAAACCCTCCTTGGGCTTAAGCAATAG
- a CDS encoding flagellar protein FlgN, with translation MHNAIYESLSRQDKALCLLRDLLEEEYTCLLDRDTDAVVSLEFSIQELIRQLAVEKTSVIRGLGGMRAMEYATALPDDMGAALREILQRIDTTEQSVARQASRNTNLSLALLDQSSRALQALTSQAMPPKAETYGRRGGMSAQRQTQAALISGRL, from the coding sequence ATGCACAACGCCATTTACGAATCGCTTTCGCGTCAGGACAAGGCTCTTTGCCTGCTGCGCGACCTTCTTGAGGAAGAATATACCTGCCTTCTTGATCGCGATACTGATGCCGTGGTGTCTCTTGAGTTCTCCATACAGGAGCTGATCCGTCAGCTGGCCGTGGAAAAAACTTCTGTCATCAGAGGTCTGGGCGGCATGCGGGCCATGGAATACGCCACGGCGCTGCCAGACGACATGGGCGCGGCCCTGCGGGAAATCCTGCAGCGGATAGATACGACGGAGCAGTCTGTTGCTCGCCAGGCCTCGCGCAACACCAACCTTTCCCTGGCTCTGCTTGATCAGAGCAGCCGCGCACTTCAGGCGCTCACAAGTCAGGCCATGCCGCCAAAGGCGGAAACCTATGGTCGCCGTGGGGGCATGAGTGCCCAGCGGCAGACGCAGGCCGCGTTGATCTCCGGGAGGCTGTAG
- a CDS encoding rod-binding protein, producing MTTPMSTALIPPEAGAGEVARKEVQSRLTGIGNLGGKNIDPAQKEKKLRESCEGFESIFIQKMWEEMRKTLPKSTLLHGKEEQFWQGMYDQELAKKMTSAGGIGLADMMYAQLSRSLTSASRATATDASAIQRPFTPAAAPMLPPAPDADSPHNDSGRDAAKDKSRTSGAAASVYGGVAPMQDAGHAENGSAAARTLTGAQAVAEGQDPEEAARLAQQAMQASAQPERHRVVHTTNVVGNMNSGLNLARKAQFEAGSKLGPNAVRPPMQQMLGLAQPQSRAAQAGGPVGSQADGQNWGQGGVQMDMSGMSIPPLTGNVLDAQSLNSAGGMQSAMQAAMHQQAMQGQAMQGQNMQPGSNAQAGQVLPPQPQKVRYTTNIPPSGRGGKQGLIRTLNVDGAGPNSNAGAGIAAYHAQQAQGAGMQQQAPAQGAQPAAQVSTLPMGPAGQPAVLAASQPASPGVQAPNQPVSPGVAPVASPASAQGVTSPVPLTGGQIFVRQGGQGGAAKGAAASGIPPLTATDVYGKP from the coding sequence ATGACCACGCCCATGTCAACCGCTCTCATTCCTCCTGAAGCCGGAGCGGGCGAAGTTGCCCGCAAGGAAGTTCAGTCGCGCCTGACGGGCATTGGCAACCTGGGCGGGAAAAATATTGACCCTGCGCAAAAGGAAAAGAAGCTGCGCGAATCCTGCGAGGGCTTCGAGTCCATCTTTATCCAGAAAATGTGGGAAGAGATGCGCAAAACCCTGCCCAAGTCCACCTTGCTGCACGGCAAGGAAGAACAGTTCTGGCAGGGCATGTACGATCAGGAACTGGCCAAAAAAATGACATCGGCTGGCGGCATTGGTCTGGCCGACATGATGTACGCCCAGCTTTCGCGCAGTCTGACATCTGCAAGCCGCGCCACGGCAACGGATGCTTCCGCCATTCAGCGGCCTTTTACGCCTGCGGCGGCTCCCATGCTTCCACCTGCGCCGGATGCGGATAGCCCGCACAACGATAGCGGCAGGGACGCTGCAAAGGACAAGTCCAGAACATCAGGCGCTGCTGCATCCGTGTACGGCGGTGTTGCCCCCATGCAGGACGCCGGACATGCGGAAAATGGTTCCGCCGCGGCCCGTACGCTGACCGGAGCACAGGCCGTGGCCGAAGGGCAGGACCCAGAAGAAGCTGCGCGTCTCGCCCAGCAGGCCATGCAGGCCTCGGCCCAGCCGGAGCGGCACAGGGTGGTGCATACCACCAATGTTGTCGGCAACATGAATTCCGGCCTCAACCTTGCCCGCAAGGCGCAGTTTGAAGCGGGCAGCAAGCTGGGGCCCAATGCGGTGCGCCCGCCCATGCAGCAGATGTTGGGCCTTGCCCAGCCGCAGAGCCGCGCCGCGCAGGCTGGCGGCCCCGTGGGCAGCCAGGCGGACGGGCAGAATTGGGGTCAGGGCGGTGTGCAGATGGATATGTCTGGCATGAGTATTCCGCCGCTTACGGGGAATGTGCTGGATGCCCAGTCCCTGAATTCCGCTGGAGGCATGCAGTCAGCCATGCAGGCGGCCATGCATCAGCAGGCTATGCAGGGGCAGGCCATGCAGGGGCAGAATATGCAGCCCGGCTCAAACGCTCAAGCTGGTCAGGTGCTGCCTCCGCAGCCGCAAAAAGTTCGCTATACTACCAATATCCCGCCGTCAGGGCGCGGGGGCAAGCAGGGATTGATCCGTACGCTCAATGTTGACGGCGCAGGCCCCAACAGCAATGCAGGCGCCGGTATTGCCGCCTACCATGCCCAGCAGGCGCAGGGCGCAGGCATGCAGCAACAGGCTCCTGCCCAGGGCGCACAGCCCGCAGCCCAGGTAAGCACCCTGCCCATGGGCCCGGCGGGTCAGCCCGCAGTTCTGGCAGCAAGCCAGCCCGCAAGCCCCGGCGTTCAGGCTCCCAATCAGCCTGTAAGCCCCGGTGTTGCCCCAGTGGCTTCGCCCGCATCTGCTCAAGGCGTGACCAGTCCCGTGCCGCTGACGGGCGGGCAGATATTCGTGCGCCAGGGCGGTCAGGGCGGAGCAGCCAAGGGGGCGGCAGCCTCGGGTATTCCGCCGCTGACAGCTACGGACGTGTACGGCAAACCCTAA
- a CDS encoding flagellar basal body P-ring protein FlgI, giving the protein MKLTILRHPAFWITTAALLVCWALPAHAVRIKDIATFSGVRDNQLIGYGLVVGLAGTGDKKDSVFTLSSMKNMMDRMGVGVDASALKIKNVASVMVTARMPVSAKPGTRLDVTVSSVGDATSLMGGVLLQTALKGVDGKIYTLAQGALTVGGFSASGKAASTTKNIATVGIIPGGGIVERGIPFEFNQQDKLTLNLRVGDFSTAQQIAERLNGAMGGRYARAVDATSVTMDVPPQYRNNLVPLMASVENLDVSPDTSAKVVVDEKTGTVVLGRDVRISRAAVAHGNLQITVQESEQVSQPGPFSQGQTVVTPQTETNVREENRHLMMVEGATLQELVDGLNAIGATPRDLISILRTMQASGSLHADLEVI; this is encoded by the coding sequence ATGAAATTGACAATACTGCGCCATCCGGCCTTCTGGATAACCACCGCCGCCCTGCTTGTGTGCTGGGCCTTGCCAGCGCATGCCGTGCGCATCAAGGACATAGCCACGTTTTCGGGCGTGCGCGACAACCAGCTCATTGGTTACGGGCTGGTGGTTGGCCTGGCCGGGACCGGCGACAAGAAGGACTCCGTCTTTACGCTCAGTTCCATGAAAAACATGATGGACAGGATGGGCGTGGGCGTGGACGCCTCCGCACTTAAAATCAAAAACGTGGCCTCGGTCATGGTAACGGCGCGCATGCCGGTGTCGGCCAAGCCCGGCACCAGGCTGGACGTGACGGTGTCTTCCGTGGGCGACGCAACCTCCCTCATGGGCGGGGTGCTGCTGCAAACGGCCCTCAAGGGCGTGGACGGCAAGATATACACCCTGGCTCAGGGCGCGTTGACCGTGGGCGGTTTTTCGGCCTCGGGCAAAGCTGCCAGCACCACAAAGAATATCGCCACCGTGGGCATCATCCCCGGCGGCGGCATTGTGGAGCGGGGCATTCCCTTTGAGTTCAACCAGCAGGACAAACTCACGCTCAATCTGCGCGTGGGCGATTTCTCTACAGCGCAGCAGATTGCAGAACGCCTCAATGGGGCCATGGGTGGGCGCTATGCCCGCGCTGTGGACGCCACCAGCGTGACCATGGACGTGCCGCCCCAGTACCGCAACAACCTTGTGCCGCTCATGGCCTCGGTGGAAAATCTGGATGTCAGCCCCGACACCTCCGCCAAGGTGGTGGTGGACGAAAAGACAGGCACCGTTGTGCTTGGGCGCGATGTGCGCATCTCTCGCGCTGCCGTAGCCCACGGCAACCTGCAAATCACTGTGCAGGAAAGCGAACAGGTTTCGCAGCCCGGCCCCTTCTCGCAAGGCCAGACAGTGGTGACGCCGCAGACGGAAACCAACGTGCGCGAAGAAAACCGCCATCTTATGATGGTGGAAGGCGCGACCCTTCAGGAACTGGTGGACGGCCTCAACGCCATTGGCGCAACCCCCCGCGACCTCATATCCATTTTACGGACAATGCAGGCCTCGGGCTCCTTGCACGCGGATCTGGAGGTAATTTAA
- the flgM gene encoding flagellar biosynthesis anti-sigma factor FlgM, with the protein MEIQGKINTFLDPYSNTANLEKSGEARLKGRASGTPSEGSQGDTVSVSQEAQLLTEARRTAQNTPDVRAEKVEALRTQVSNGTYKPDSKLIAANLVREEPGLFR; encoded by the coding sequence ATGGAAATTCAGGGAAAGATCAATACGTTTCTCGATCCCTACAGCAACACGGCCAACCTTGAAAAGAGCGGCGAGGCCAGACTGAAGGGCAGAGCCAGCGGCACGCCTTCTGAAGGTTCGCAGGGGGATACTGTCAGCGTATCGCAGGAAGCCCAGTTGCTGACGGAAGCCCGGCGTACAGCCCAGAATACGCCCGATGTGCGCGCCGAAAAGGTGGAAGCATTGCGTACTCAGGTCTCCAACGGCACCTACAAGCCTGACAGCAAGCTTATTGCCGCCAATCTTGTGCGTGAGGAGCCGGGTCTGTTCAGGTAG
- a CDS encoding DVU0524 family FlgM-associated protein — translation MADATSAQLRMMLQGYEQQLLAARRLARLRMRRRVAEGDDPSDPDPSASRRMMVEKVARELYETLLYTGSDNPVVEEIRQELGREVGQEVQFTYPPGGRLRIVGQGPEGLEPLSDEKLRATRNALWRVTRKKVDESMLDEPPAI, via the coding sequence ATGGCCGACGCAACCTCCGCGCAACTGCGCATGATGCTACAGGGGTATGAACAGCAGCTGCTGGCAGCCCGGCGTCTTGCAAGGCTCAGAATGCGGCGCAGAGTTGCCGAAGGCGATGACCCCAGCGACCCTGATCCTTCTGCCAGCCGTCGCATGATGGTTGAGAAGGTCGCCCGCGAACTCTACGAAACCCTGCTCTATACCGGAAGCGACAACCCCGTGGTGGAAGAAATCCGCCAGGAACTTGGACGTGAAGTGGGGCAGGAAGTGCAGTTTACCTATCCGCCAGGCGGCAGACTGCGTATAGTGGGGCAGGGGCCGGAAGGCCTGGAACCTTTATCGGATGAAAAACTGCGTGCGACCCGTAACGCCCTGTGGCGCGTCACACGAAAAAAAGTTGACGAAAGCATGCTTGACGAACCGCCTGCCATTTAG
- a CDS encoding MFS transporter, with product MSSSIEKGHGWLLVAVCTSLFFMPFMMAGVNAVLPPLGQSLHASARELGLMGAFYSMGLAVFQLASGSMGDIWGYRRIFLWGIALFALAGALLGFVNSVPLFLLLRFVQGVGGAMFNACGLALLASAAPEGRRASYLGYSGSSVYAGIACGPPVAGFVAGWLGWQWLFWGSALASVGVLLLMKYRVKLEWRMAKGKPFDWKGCCIYAGAMTALTFGSSELADAPALAGGLLVAFVGLMAAFCIKELRSDYPLLDLRLLARNRVFALSSLAAFINYSSFFGIVFFFSLYLQFGRGMTVQQAGLFLALQSVMQVMTTPVAARLCGRFEPGKVSAAGIALCGLGLVVCGLLRVDSPMYVLVLAQCLLGVGISLFALPNTTIILESAGRDRVGQAAGLTGAVRTGGQLFNMTLITLTLGLFLGSEPAGTHNIDAFMGAMRVDLIIFGVLNLLAVGCALARNRR from the coding sequence ATGAGTTCATCCATTGAAAAAGGACACGGCTGGCTGCTTGTGGCCGTGTGTACCTCCCTGTTTTTTATGCCGTTCATGATGGCCGGAGTGAACGCCGTGCTGCCGCCGCTGGGGCAAAGCCTCCATGCCAGCGCGCGCGAGCTGGGCCTCATGGGGGCCTTTTATTCCATGGGACTGGCTGTGTTTCAGCTGGCCAGCGGCAGCATGGGCGACATCTGGGGTTACCGCCGCATATTTTTGTGGGGTATCGCCCTGTTTGCCCTTGCCGGCGCCTTGCTGGGTTTTGTCAATTCTGTGCCGCTGTTTCTGCTGCTGCGTTTTGTGCAGGGGGTGGGCGGGGCCATGTTCAACGCCTGCGGTCTGGCCTTGCTGGCCTCGGCTGCTCCTGAGGGGCGGCGCGCCTCCTATCTTGGTTACAGCGGATCGTCAGTATACGCGGGCATTGCCTGCGGGCCGCCTGTTGCGGGCTTTGTGGCCGGGTGGCTTGGCTGGCAATGGCTGTTCTGGGGCAGCGCTCTGGCGTCCGTGGGCGTGCTGCTGCTGATGAAATACCGCGTCAAGCTTGAATGGCGCATGGCCAAGGGCAAGCCCTTTGACTGGAAGGGGTGCTGCATTTATGCGGGAGCCATGACGGCCCTGACATTTGGCTCGTCCGAGCTGGCCGATGCTCCGGCCCTGGCTGGCGGCCTGCTGGTGGCCTTTGTGGGGCTGATGGCTGCTTTCTGCATCAAGGAACTCAGGAGCGACTATCCCTTGCTTGATCTGCGGTTGCTTGCCCGCAACAGGGTATTTGCCCTGTCTTCATTGGCGGCCTTCATCAACTACAGTTCATTTTTTGGCATCGTGTTTTTTTTCAGCCTGTATCTCCAGTTCGGACGCGGTATGACCGTGCAGCAGGCCGGGCTTTTTCTTGCGCTCCAGTCTGTAATGCAGGTCATGACCACCCCTGTTGCCGCGCGGTTGTGCGGCAGGTTTGAACCGGGCAAGGTCAGCGCGGCGGGCATTGCCCTGTGCGGGCTGGGCCTTGTTGTGTGCGGGCTTTTGCGGGTGGATTCGCCCATGTACGTGCTGGTTCTGGCCCAATGCCTGCTCGGCGTTGGCATCAGTCTGTTTGCGCTGCCCAATACCACCATTATTCTTGAGAGCGCGGGGCGCGATCGTGTGGGGCAGGCCGCAGGGCTCACGGGCGCTGTGCGCACTGGCGGCCAACTCTTCAATATGACGCTCATAACGCTGACCCTTGGGCTTTTTCTTGGCAGCGAGCCAGCCGGAACGCATAATATTGATGCCTTCATGGGAGCCATGCGCGTTGACCTGATAATCTTTGGCGTGCTCAACCTGTTGGCTGTGGGCTGCGCACTGGCCCGCAACCGCCGTTGA
- a CDS encoding methylenetetrahydrofolate reductase, with product MHIGKMIRELSAPFYSLEFFPPSDTAQLPDFYATVDRLRALNPLFASVTYGAGGARQQNTLAVTAELARRGITAMAHLTCVGAEPQSIAAFLHDLQASGVNNVLALRGDPPADKPWDWNKAHFRHASDLVAFAREQQPDLGIGVAAYPAPHPESPTFADDRRCTAEKMRAGADFALTQLFFDAREYEDLVSHLRGQGITTPVIPGILPIQSFDSLRRVLSLCGANIPGKLYLALEKANNDGGAEAVRQVGLDYAVRQIRSLLDAGAPGIHLYTLNKADMCLRLAEAVGTL from the coding sequence ATGCATATCGGCAAAATGATCAGGGAACTTTCGGCCCCTTTTTACTCTTTGGAGTTTTTTCCTCCTTCTGACACGGCCCAGTTGCCTGATTTTTATGCCACGGTGGATCGCCTGCGCGCGCTCAACCCCCTGTTTGCGTCAGTAACCTACGGTGCGGGCGGCGCGCGGCAGCAGAATACCCTTGCCGTCACGGCGGAGTTGGCGCGGCGGGGCATTACTGCCATGGCGCATCTCACATGCGTAGGTGCGGAGCCTCAGTCCATCGCCGCATTTTTGCACGATTTGCAGGCTTCTGGTGTCAACAATGTACTGGCCCTGCGCGGCGACCCGCCCGCCGACAAGCCGTGGGACTGGAACAAAGCCCACTTTCGCCACGCCTCTGATCTGGTGGCCTTTGCCCGCGAGCAGCAGCCTGACCTGGGCATAGGCGTAGCTGCCTATCCCGCCCCGCATCCCGAATCGCCCACCTTTGCGGACGACAGGCGCTGCACGGCTGAAAAAATGCGCGCCGGGGCGGATTTTGCCCTGACCCAGCTGTTTTTTGACGCCCGCGAGTATGAAGACCTGGTGAGCCATTTGCGCGGGCAGGGCATTACTACGCCGGTCATCCCCGGTATTCTGCCCATTCAGAGTTTTGACTCGCTGCGGCGGGTGCTCTCGCTGTGCGGGGCCAATATTCCGGGCAAGCTCTACCTTGCCCTTGAGAAAGCCAATAACGATGGTGGGGCGGAAGCCGTGCGGCAGGTGGGCCTTGACTACGCGGTGCGGCAGATACGCAGCCTGCTTGATGCCGGTGCGCCGGGCATTCACCTGTATACATTGAACAAGGCTGATATGTGCCTGCGGCTGGCCGAAGCCGTAGGTACGCTTTAG
- a CDS encoding phosphodiester glycosidase family protein: MNTRQFFFIATDAIRPAWRVIRSLPTTWLAALIVCCTVAMPRPGLAAPDQQGNQPPGAVLPDEGHAPALPAAAPHAMQPADAAAAKGGVDAQGRADWRELEPGLLFGEFQLNEGDARLTVLRIDPASFDFTLCSRSQDGGPSRQLNQWGEQYNLVAAINASMYLPDASTSTGYMRQGSHVNNGRVVQRFGAFFVAGPDEPTLPKAAILDRDNPLWRQQMDHYDLVIQNYRMINADRRILWSPGGPHYSISAVAQDGDGQILFMHCRQPVEAYSFAQQVLHLPLNVRTVMYVEGGGQAGLLVRSAALTRELVGLSPSGLLVTGDLRAVLPNVLGARRKNGEGNSDGNPGGAPGGADARPAAPVETQAPPVSAPAPAANADQTQPVTDTPAQPTQTNPSGQAPSDTAPDMVVPTKTEATPDAEAAPANATPPAQAPGTATSAPDAPKVSPAESAPAASPLTEPGTSLAHPASGPESSSLPKGPNK, from the coding sequence ATGAATACCCGGCAGTTTTTCTTTATAGCAACGGACGCAATCCGGCCCGCTTGGCGGGTAATCCGCAGTCTGCCGACAACATGGCTGGCGGCCCTGATTGTCTGTTGCACCGTAGCCATGCCCCGGCCCGGCCTTGCCGCGCCAGACCAGCAGGGCAATCAGCCCCCCGGCGCTGTATTGCCCGACGAGGGCCACGCGCCTGCGTTGCCTGCCGCTGCCCCCCACGCCATGCAGCCCGCTGACGCCGCAGCCGCCAAAGGCGGCGTGGACGCTCAGGGCCGAGCCGACTGGCGGGAACTTGAACCGGGCCTCCTGTTTGGCGAATTTCAGCTCAACGAAGGCGATGCCCGCCTCACCGTCCTGCGTATTGACCCTGCATCATTTGACTTTACGCTCTGCTCCCGCTCTCAGGATGGCGGCCCCTCCCGCCAACTGAACCAGTGGGGCGAACAGTACAACCTTGTTGCGGCCATCAATGCCAGCATGTACCTGCCCGACGCTTCCACGAGCACAGGCTACATGCGCCAGGGTTCGCATGTGAACAACGGGCGCGTGGTGCAGCGGTTTGGCGCTTTTTTTGTGGCCGGGCCGGATGAACCGACCCTGCCCAAGGCAGCCATTCTTGACCGCGATAACCCCCTGTGGCGGCAACAGATGGATCATTATGATCTTGTGATTCAAAACTACCGCATGATCAATGCCGACAGGCGCATCCTCTGGTCGCCCGGCGGCCCGCACTACTCCATTTCGGCAGTGGCGCAGGACGGAGACGGGCAGATCCTCTTCATGCACTGCCGCCAGCCCGTGGAAGCCTATTCCTTTGCGCAGCAGGTCTTGCACCTGCCCCTCAACGTGCGCACCGTCATGTACGTGGAAGGCGGGGGCCAGGCTGGCCTGCTGGTTCGTTCCGCAGCGCTTACCCGCGAACTTGTGGGCCTGAGCCCCAGCGGCCTGCTGGTGACTGGCGACCTGCGGGCAGTGCTGCCTAATGTGCTTGGCGCGCGCCGCAAAAACGGTGAAGGAAATTCCGATGGCAACCCTGGCGGCGCTCCCGGCGGCGCGGACGCAAGGCCCGCAGCCCCTGTGGAAACACAGGCGCCACCCGTTTCTGCACCTGCACCCGCGGCAAATGCGGATCAAACCCAGCCCGTAACCGACACGCCTGCGCAACCGACACAGACCAATCCCTCCGGACAAGCCCCTTCGGACACTGCGCCCGACATGGTTGTGCCCACCAAGACAGAAGCCACCCCTGACGCTGAGGCTGCTCCGGCAAACGCAACTCCGCCTGCGCAAGCCCCGGGCACCGCAACAAGCGCGCCTGACGCACCCAAGGTTTCCCCGGCAGAATCGGCTCCTGCTGCCTCGCCGCTCACAGAACCGGGAACGTCCCTTGCCCATCCGGCATCCGGCCCGGAAAGCTCCAGTTTGCCCAAGGGTCCAAACAAGTAA
- a CDS encoding desulfoferrodoxin: MPTQLEVYKCTHCGNIVEVLHGGGADIVCCGDPMKLMVEGATDGALEKHVPVIEKVEGGYMVKVGSVAHPMEEKHYIEWIELLADGRSYTKFLKPGDAPEAFFAIDAAKVTAREYCNLHGHWKAEN; this comes from the coding sequence ATGCCCACGCAACTCGAAGTGTATAAGTGTACCCACTGCGGCAATATCGTTGAAGTTCTCCACGGCGGCGGCGCAGACATCGTCTGCTGTGGCGACCCCATGAAGCTGATGGTCGAAGGCGCAACCGACGGCGCGCTTGAAAAGCACGTGCCTGTTATCGAAAAGGTTGAAGGCGGCTACATGGTCAAGGTCGGCAGCGTTGCCCACCCCATGGAAGAAAAGCACTACATTGAATGGATCGAGCTGCTGGCCGACGGCAGGAGCTACACCAAGTTCCTGAAGCCTGGCGATGCGCCCGAAGCCTTCTTTGCCATTGACGCTGCCAAGGTTACCGCCCGCGAATACTGCAATCTGCACGGTCACTGGAAGGCCGAAAACTAG
- a CDS encoding rubredoxin: protein MQKYVCGVCGYEYDPAENDNVPFEDLPDDWTCPVCGVGKDQFTPA, encoded by the coding sequence ATGCAAAAGTATGTTTGCGGCGTTTGCGGCTACGAATACGACCCCGCTGAAAACGACAACGTGCCTTTTGAAGATCTGCCCGATGACTGGACCTGCCCCGTTTGCGGCGTGGGTAAAGACCAGTTCACCCCTGCCTAA